A genomic segment from Capra hircus breed San Clemente chromosome 15, ASM170441v1, whole genome shotgun sequence encodes:
- the LOC108637597 gene encoding LOW QUALITY PROTEIN: putative olfactory receptor 5AK3 (The sequence of the model RefSeq protein was modified relative to this genomic sequence to represent the inferred CDS: inserted 1 base in 1 codon), translated as MCLTSADSQCFQGFIYVQHWATEKKLAGLAKLLRAFSIQQVISFLSLVSLLVLSRLFVLITLRNSTEVTEFFLRRFGVQHEFQYFLFTVFLIIYGASMVGNIGMILLVKTDSRLQTPMYFLLQHLAFVDVCFTSSVTPEMMQNFIIENKSISFKGCVIQLLVYKTCVTSDCHLLAAMAVDRYVAIYNPLRYPAIMSRRVCIQLVXGSYIMGSINASVHTGFTFSLVFCKANTINHFFCDIPPVLALSCSNTDINIMLILVFVGFNLTSTVLAIIISYTFILAAILKISSNAGKEKAFSTCASRLTAVTIFHGTLSYMYLQSYLHNSHEKRKVASVFYGIVIPVLNTLIYSLRNKEVKEALKVIWKKFFFRLDPNC; from the exons ATGTGCTTAACTTCTGCTGACTCTCAGTGCTTCCAAGGCTTCATCTATGTTCAGCACTGGGCTACAGAAAAGAAACTGGCTGGTTTGGCGAAAT TGTTAAGGGCCTTTTCTATTCAACaagtcatttcttttctttccctggtCTCCCTCTTGGTCCTTTCTAGACTTTTTGTGCTCATAACACTGAGAAATAGCACTGAAGTGACTGAATTCTTCCTTCGGAGATTTGGTGTCCAACATGAGTTTCAGTATTTCCTCTTCACTGTGTTTCTGATCATCTATGGGGCCTCCATGGTGGGTAATATTGGAATGATCCTACTTGTCAAGACAGATTCCAGACTCCAAACGCCCATGTACTTTCTCCTACAGCATTTGGCTTTTGTTGATGTCTGTTTTACCTCTTCTGTCACTCCTGAGATGATGCAAAACttcataatagaaaataaatcaatCTCATTCAAGGGCTGTGTCATACAATTATTGGTTTATAAAACATGTGTAACCAGTGACTGTCACCTCCTTGCTGCTATGGCAGTGGACCGTTATGTGGCCATCTACAACCCGCTTCGCTATCCCGCCATCATGTCCCGAAGAGTCTGCATCCAGCTGG CTGGTTCATACATCATGGGCTCCATAAATGCATCTGTGCACACAGGTTTTACATTTTCACTGGTCTTCTGCAAGGCTAATACCATCAATCACTTTTTCTGTGACATTCCTCCAGTTCTTGCCCTCTCCTGCTCCAACACTGACATCAACATCATGCTGATTCTTGTCTTTGTGGGATTTAATCTGACATCCACTGTGTTGGCCATCATCATTTCCTACACGTTTATCCTGGCTGCCATCCTGAAGatctcttccaatgcaggaaaggaaaaagccttctccacctgtgccTCCCGCCTGACAGCAGTCACCATTTTCCATGGAACCCTCTCTTACATGTACTTACAGTCTTATTTGCATAATTCCCATGAAAAGAGGAAAGTGGCCTCTGTATTTTATGGCATTGTGATTCCTGTGTTGAATACCCTGATCTATAGTTTGAGAAATAAGGAGGTAAAAGAAGCTCTCAAAGTCATAtggaaaaaattctttttcagattggaTCCAAACTGTTAA
- the LOC102178842 gene encoding putative olfactory receptor 5AK3: MTEGNSTEVTEFFLLGFGAQYKFQYFLFTVFLVIYVTSMVGNIGMILLIKTDFRLKTPMYFFLQHLAFVDICYTSAMTPRMLQNFIGGSKLISFKGCVMQLLIYATFATSDCYLLATMAVDRYVAICNPLHYPIVMSQRVCIPLVAGSYIMGFINASVHTGFTFSLVFCKGNTINHFFCDVPPILALSCSNIDINIMLLAVFVGFNLIFTELVIIFSYGNIITTILKMSSTTGRKKAFSTCASHLAAVTIFYGTLSYMYLQPHSNNSQENMKVASMFYGIVIPMLNPLIYSLRNKEVKEALKVIWKKILLGWTKL, from the coding sequence ATGACAGAAGGAAATAGCACTGAAGtgactgaattctttcttctggGATTTGGTGCACAATATAAGTTTCAGTATTTCCTCTTCACTGTATTTCTGGTCATCTATGTGACTTCCATGGTGGGTAATATTGGAATGATCCTACTCATCAAGACAGATTTCAGACTCAAAACACCGATGTACTTTTTCCTACAACATTTAGCTTTTGTTGATATCTGTTATACTTCTGCTATGACTCCCAGGATGCTGCAAAACTTCATAGGAGGAAGCAAATTAATATCATTCAAGGGCTGTGTCATGCAGTTATTGATCTATGCAACATTTGCAACCAGTGACTGCTACCTCCTCGCTACTATGGCAGTGGACCGGTATGTGGCCATCTGTAATCCGCTTCACTATCCCATAGTCATGTCCCAAAGAGTCTGCATCCCGCTGGTAGCTGGTTCATACATCATGGGCTTCATAAATGCATCTGTGCACACAGGTTTTACATTTTCACTGGTCTTTTGCAAGGGTAATACTATCAATCACTTTTTCTGCGATGTCCCTCCAATTCTTGCCCTTTCATGCTCCAACATTGACATCAACATCATGCTACTTGCTGTCTTTGTGggatttaatttaatatttactgagttggTTATCATCTTTTCCTATGGAAATATCATTACTACCATCCTGAAGATGTCTTCTACTACCGGGAGGAAAaaagccttctccacctgtgcctcccacctggctgcagtcaccattttctATGGAACCCTCTCTTACATGTACTTACAACCTCATTCTAATAATTCCCAGGAGAATATGAAAGTGGCCTCCATGTTTTATGGCATTGTGATTCCCATGTTGAACCCCCTGATCTACAGTTTGAGAAATAAGGAGGTTAAAGAAGCTCTAAAAGTCATATGGAAAAAAATTCTTCTGGGTTGGACCAAATTGTAA